GGACTGAGAAGCAATAAGATGTAAACTTTAAATTTTAAAAATATGGACACAAAAAAGAAACCTCTGTTTGTCGCCTTTTCTTCTCAAAAAGGCGGTGTTGGCAAAAGCACATTTACTACGCTTGTTGCAAGCACAATGCACTATCGGTTGGGCTACAACGTAGCCGTATTTGATGCGGATTTTCCGCAGCACAGTTTGATGAAAATGAAAACCCGTGATTTGGCAATGGTAATGGAAAATGAGGCTTTGAAAAAACTGGCGTATAAGCAGTTTACCACCATCAACAAAAAAGCCTATCCCATTATGCAGCACAAAGCGGATAGCGTACTCGATGCGGCGCACGAATTTGTAAACACTTCTCCCGTTCCGGTTGATGTGCTGTTCTTCGACCTGCCCGGAACTGTGAACACGCCCGGCATCCTAAAAGCATTGGCAGGTATGCACCACATCTTTACGCCCATTACAGCAGACCGTGTGGTAATGGAAAGTACGCTCATTTTCACGCAGCTTTTACAGGACGTAATTATGAAAAAGGGTGAAACTTCCATACAGACCATTAACCTGTTTTGGAACCAGGTGGACGGCAGGGAAAGCACACCCCTATACGATGTGTACAATCAGCTTATTGAGCAACTGGGATTAAGCCTGATGCAAAGCCAAATCAAGAACAGTACCCGTTTTCGCAAGGAAAGCGAAGCGGACAGCAAAACGGTTTTCCGTTCTACCGTAATGCCGCCTGACGAGCGTTTGATGAAAGCCTGCCAGTTAGACCTGTTCATCAGCGAATTTTTAAACATCATTCAATTGTAGTGCTATGGAAAAAGACAATAAAAAGAAAGTCACGCCGGACATTAACGAGGAATTGATGATGAACCTAATGGTGGACGGCGTTAAAAAGGACGGCTTGCAGCTACCGCCCGAACCTGCTGAAGAGCAGGAAAAGGAAGCTGAACAAGAAGAGGTAAAGCAGGACGAATTACCACAAAGCAAACCCGCACAACGGGAAAGGAACCGCAACAAGAAAAGCCTTGACGGAAGCTACGGCGAACACTTTTTGAAAAGCCACTCAATGACAAAGCGGGGCGATAAAAGCATTTATATCCGGCAGGAATATCACGAACGGCTATCCCGTATTGTACAAGTCATTGGTAAAGATGCCATACCCCTGTATGCCTATCTTGATAACATACTGGAGCATCATTTTGAGCTATTTGAAAAAGCAATTACCGATGATTTCAACGAAAAGTTTAAACCCATTTTT
The sequence above is a segment of the Chryseobacterium taklimakanense genome. Coding sequences within it:
- a CDS encoding ParA family protein, with product MDTKKKPLFVAFSSQKGGVGKSTFTTLVASTMHYRLGYNVAVFDADFPQHSLMKMKTRDLAMVMENEALKKLAYKQFTTINKKAYPIMQHKADSVLDAAHEFVNTSPVPVDVLFFDLPGTVNTPGILKALAGMHHIFTPITADRVVMESTLIFTQLLQDVIMKKGETSIQTINLFWNQVDGRESTPLYDVYNQLIEQLGLSLMQSQIKNSTRFRKESEADSKTVFRSTVMPPDERLMKACQLDLFISEFLNIIQL
- a CDS encoding DUF3408 domain-containing protein, with translation MEKDNKKKVTPDINEELMMNLMVDGVKKDGLQLPPEPAEEQEKEAEQEEVKQDELPQSKPAQRERNRNKKSLDGSYGEHFLKSHSMTKRGDKSIYIRQEYHERLSRIVQVIGKDAIPLYAYLDNILEHHFELFEKAITDDFNEKFKPIF